A genomic region of Desulfosarcina ovata subsp. ovata contains the following coding sequences:
- a CDS encoding glycine cleavage system protein H has translation MNVSPKKKPVSPKKRVVGFNVMEDRCIWMKAGVVNYHICDNAFDCNACPFNRAIRQAMKIDPSVDHQTAASKWVTYLVERYDGANRPCRHALTGRIAAPKTCPYNYNCSNCAFDQMLDEMDLGADLGEPTCNVVAGFKIADDYYYHMGHSWVRFEHGGRARIGLDDFAACVFGHLSQVDLPPLGAKVQQDRVGWTFGRDDHRAGVLSPVTGTVLAVNHPAREHPQLVNEDPYHTGWLFIVEPDLPKRNLKRLFFGQECTQWIDQEHRKLLGLMGPPYEDMAATGGSVVRDIYGAIDTLRWDDLASQFLHTTKK, from the coding sequence ATGAACGTTTCCCCGAAAAAGAAGCCGGTTTCGCCCAAAAAACGCGTGGTCGGGTTCAATGTCATGGAGGATCGTTGCATTTGGATGAAGGCCGGAGTGGTCAATTATCACATCTGTGACAATGCCTTTGACTGCAATGCCTGCCCGTTCAACCGGGCCATTCGCCAGGCCATGAAAATCGACCCTTCCGTTGACCATCAAACGGCTGCATCAAAATGGGTCACCTACCTTGTCGAACGCTACGACGGCGCCAATCGGCCCTGCCGGCACGCACTGACCGGCCGGATCGCCGCCCCGAAAACATGCCCGTACAATTATAACTGTTCCAACTGCGCTTTTGATCAGATGCTCGACGAGATGGATCTGGGCGCCGATCTGGGGGAACCGACCTGCAACGTGGTGGCCGGATTCAAAATTGCCGATGACTATTACTATCACATGGGGCACAGCTGGGTCCGCTTTGAACACGGCGGACGGGCCAGGATCGGCCTTGACGATTTTGCGGCATGTGTGTTCGGCCATTTGAGCCAAGTCGACCTGCCGCCCCTGGGAGCCAAGGTGCAGCAGGACCGGGTGGGGTGGACGTTCGGCCGGGATGATCATCGGGCAGGGGTACTCTCTCCGGTGACGGGTACTGTACTGGCGGTGAATCACCCGGCACGGGAGCATCCGCAACTGGTCAACGAGGATCCCTATCATACCGGATGGCTTTTCATCGTCGAGCCGGATCTGCCCAAACGCAACCTGAAACGGCTTTTCTTCGGTCAGGAGTGCACCCAGTGGATCGATCAGGAGCATCGCAAGCTGCTGGGCCTGATGGGACCGCCGTACGAGGATATGGCCGCCACCGGCGGATCGGTGGTGCGGGATATTTACGGCGCCATTGACACCCTCCGATGGGATGACCTGGCATCGCAATTTTTGCACACCACCAAGAAATGA
- a CDS encoding MFS transporter permease: protein MNDSLIDVVIPKENAVFWMDDRGRWHNRHGRFEHKRIIDHFNQAIRRDGDGYYVTQVRGNVREKVYFHYADTPLFVVRIIEKTDLKGVLNTGEAIIIDPPALCIENDQLYQVRGVERIKFSDRALLTLASHLKETANGLIFQMGDRSWPIPENSDCCAT, encoded by the coding sequence ATGAATGATTCCCTCATCGACGTGGTCATTCCCAAAGAGAACGCTGTCTTCTGGATGGACGACCGTGGCCGCTGGCACAATCGCCACGGCCGGTTCGAGCATAAACGCATCATCGATCACTTCAACCAGGCCATCCGCCGCGACGGCGACGGCTACTACGTTACCCAGGTGCGGGGGAATGTTCGCGAAAAGGTCTATTTCCACTATGCGGACACCCCCCTTTTTGTCGTTCGCATCATAGAAAAGACGGACCTTAAGGGGGTTCTCAATACCGGCGAAGCGATCATCATCGATCCGCCGGCACTGTGCATTGAAAACGACCAGCTCTACCAGGTGCGGGGCGTCGAACGCATCAAATTTTCTGACCGTGCGCTTCTGACCCTGGCGTCACACCTGAAAGAGACAGCCAACGGACTCATCTTTCAGATGGGTGACCGCAGTTGGCCGATTCCGGAGAACAGCGATTGTTGCGCAACATAA
- a CDS encoding response regulator transcription factor, translating to MVSAKQPAKTILVVEDEPDTSIFLSNLLAANGFCPICASTIVEGLKKAVDGCPDLVIINAMLPGEAGLRLYRSLRCSDRLCHIPIVMLSTVDKSMFYHWPGTRRSPSGRHIPEPEAYLQKPPEADELLAVVNRLCATKG from the coding sequence ATGGTGTCAGCAAAGCAGCCAGCCAAGACCATCCTCGTGGTCGAAGATGAACCCGACACGAGCATCTTTCTGTCCAACCTGCTCGCCGCCAACGGATTCTGCCCGATCTGCGCCAGCACAATTGTCGAAGGCCTCAAGAAGGCGGTGGACGGTTGTCCGGATCTGGTGATTATCAACGCCATGCTGCCCGGCGAAGCCGGGCTGCGCCTTTACCGCAGCCTGCGGTGCAGCGACCGCCTGTGCCATATTCCGATTGTCATGTTGTCCACAGTGGACAAAAGCATGTTTTATCATTGGCCGGGAACCCGGCGCTCGCCATCGGGGCGTCATATCCCCGAACCCGAGGCATACCTGCAGAAACCACCCGAAGCGGACGAACTGCTGGCTGTGGTTAACCGACTCTGTGCAACAAAAGGATGA
- a CDS encoding FAD-dependent oxidoreductase yields MSIKIGFYICHCGINIAHKVRVQEVADFIRTLKNVVVSRDYKFMCSDPGQEMIETDIRTHGLNRVVVASCSPRLHEKTFQGACQRAGLNPYLFQMASVREQVSWVTTDEDEATRKAKTLAAGAINRVNFHQMLETRTVDVHPDVMVVGGGIAGMQAALDIGNAGLTVYLVERQTTVGGHMLQFDKTFPTLDCAACIGTPKMVEVAQNPNIRLLTYSEVTDVSGYIGNYDVTVTRRPRYVKEGVCTGCGECAKVCPVSLPSEWDEGLSQRKAIFRAFPQAVPITFTIDKKDRAPCTTTCPAGINVQGYVQLIGQGKYREAVELIRQRLPLPGVLGRVCPHPCESVCRRQEVDSAVAIRDLKRFAADQVSLADLPVPAIEDRPERVAVIGSGPAGLTVADDLRRQGFPVTIFEALPVLGGMLRVGIPDYRLPPAVLDGEIDHLLAHGIEARTGMRFGVDFSLTDLADQGYQAVFLGIGAHHAMTLGIPGEATAKGVVDAMHFLREVNLGDRQAPGQQIVVVGGGNVAIDAARVAKRLGAQTVTVVYRRSEREMPAYAEEIQGARNEGIRFTTLTAPVRILAEGDRVTGFECMRTELGPPDDTGRRRPVPVEGSAFVIECDTVIPAIGQKIDASWSAQLPELQLTARNTIAVAPGTMQTSIPHLFAAGDAVSGPATVIEAVAAGHKAAAAMARYIEGADMDRFARDLADRPPPGQDWADIADTIAPQPRATPAHVTDPARARTFDEVDRGLSEAEARQEASRCLNCGVCSECMACVTACEAGAIDHTMAPTRETLKVGSIILATGYDLMDPGPIQPLGYGRYANVFTSLEFERLSNATGPTGGQILTRDDSGRFGEPPQSVALVHCVGSRDVNHHPYCSRVCCMYALKYSHLIKEKVGHHAQVYDFYIDQRCFGKGYEEFYRRCQEEGTVFIRGKVAEITDKGETPEEAGKLVAIAEDTLLGERIRVPVDMVVLCSAMEARSDTTDVGRLFGVNPGGDGFFLEEHPKLGPLNTATDGVFLAGACQGPKDIPDTVAQASGAAAKALSLATRGEVQVPSAISWIDPDICSGCQTCIDLCAYGAISFDARRQVSMVNGALCKGCGSCSTACPSNAAQVSHFKGKQVFAELDGIMDALSAVG; encoded by the coding sequence ATGTCTATCAAGATTGGATTCTACATCTGCCACTGTGGCATCAACATCGCTCACAAGGTCCGGGTTCAGGAGGTCGCCGATTTTATACGCACCCTGAAAAACGTGGTCGTTTCCCGCGATTACAAATTCATGTGCTCCGATCCCGGCCAGGAGATGATCGAAACCGATATCCGCACCCATGGACTCAACCGGGTGGTGGTCGCCTCCTGCTCGCCGCGACTGCACGAAAAGACCTTCCAGGGGGCCTGCCAGCGGGCCGGGCTGAACCCATACCTGTTCCAGATGGCGTCGGTGCGCGAACAGGTCTCGTGGGTCACCACCGACGAGGACGAAGCCACCCGCAAGGCCAAAACCCTGGCCGCCGGGGCCATCAACCGGGTCAATTTCCACCAGATGCTGGAGACCCGCACCGTTGACGTGCATCCCGATGTGATGGTGGTGGGCGGCGGTATCGCCGGCATGCAGGCGGCCCTGGACATCGGCAACGCCGGCCTGACGGTTTACCTGGTGGAGCGTCAGACCACCGTTGGCGGCCACATGCTCCAGTTCGACAAAACCTTTCCCACCCTGGACTGCGCCGCCTGCATCGGGACGCCCAAAATGGTCGAGGTGGCCCAGAATCCCAACATCCGACTTTTGACCTACAGCGAGGTGACCGATGTCTCCGGTTACATCGGCAACTACGACGTCACCGTCACCCGCCGGCCGCGCTACGTCAAGGAGGGCGTCTGCACCGGCTGCGGAGAGTGCGCCAAGGTGTGTCCGGTCTCGCTGCCCAGCGAATGGGACGAGGGGCTCTCCCAGCGCAAGGCGATCTTCCGGGCCTTTCCCCAGGCCGTGCCGATCACCTTTACCATCGACAAGAAGGACCGGGCCCCCTGCACCACCACCTGTCCGGCGGGCATCAATGTCCAGGGCTACGTTCAACTCATCGGCCAGGGCAAGTATCGCGAAGCCGTTGAACTGATCCGCCAGCGCCTACCCCTTCCCGGCGTGCTGGGACGGGTCTGCCCGCATCCCTGTGAATCGGTCTGCCGGCGTCAGGAGGTGGACAGCGCGGTGGCCATCCGCGACCTGAAGCGGTTTGCCGCCGACCAGGTCAGCCTGGCCGATCTGCCCGTTCCGGCCATTGAGGACCGGCCCGAACGGGTAGCCGTCATCGGTTCCGGCCCGGCCGGACTGACCGTGGCCGATGACCTGCGGCGCCAGGGGTTTCCGGTGACGATCTTCGAAGCACTGCCCGTGCTGGGCGGCATGCTGCGGGTGGGTATCCCCGACTACCGCCTGCCGCCGGCGGTACTCGACGGTGAAATCGACCACCTGCTCGCCCACGGCATCGAAGCCCGCACCGGCATGCGTTTCGGCGTCGACTTCAGCCTGACGGACCTGGCGGACCAGGGCTACCAGGCCGTGTTCCTGGGAATCGGCGCCCACCACGCCATGACCCTGGGCATTCCCGGTGAAGCCACCGCCAAAGGTGTGGTCGATGCCATGCACTTTCTGCGGGAGGTCAACCTGGGCGACCGGCAGGCACCGGGCCAGCAGATCGTCGTCGTGGGCGGCGGCAATGTGGCCATCGATGCGGCCCGGGTGGCCAAACGGCTCGGCGCCCAAACGGTCACCGTGGTCTATCGCCGGTCCGAACGGGAGATGCCCGCCTATGCCGAGGAAATCCAGGGAGCCCGGAATGAAGGCATCCGGTTCACCACCCTTACGGCACCGGTGCGCATCCTGGCCGAGGGCGACCGGGTCACCGGTTTCGAATGCATGCGCACGGAGCTGGGGCCGCCGGACGACACGGGCCGGCGACGCCCGGTGCCGGTGGAAGGCTCCGCCTTTGTGATTGAGTGCGACACGGTGATCCCGGCCATCGGGCAGAAAATCGACGCCTCCTGGTCGGCCCAGCTCCCCGAGTTGCAGTTGACCGCCAGAAACACCATTGCCGTGGCGCCCGGCACCATGCAGACCTCCATCCCCCACCTCTTTGCCGCCGGCGATGCGGTCAGCGGCCCGGCCACGGTGATCGAGGCGGTGGCGGCCGGCCACAAGGCGGCGGCGGCCATGGCACGCTACATCGAAGGGGCCGATATGGACCGGTTCGCCCGGGACCTGGCCGACCGGCCGCCACCAGGCCAGGACTGGGCCGATATCGCCGACACCATCGCCCCGCAACCCCGGGCCACACCCGCCCATGTCACGGACCCGGCCCGGGCAAGGACCTTCGATGAGGTGGATCGGGGGTTGAGCGAAGCCGAGGCCCGCCAGGAAGCGTCCCGCTGTTTGAACTGCGGGGTGTGCAGCGAATGCATGGCCTGCGTGACGGCGTGTGAGGCGGGGGCCATCGACCACACCATGGCCCCCACCCGGGAAACCCTCAAAGTGGGCAGCATCATCCTGGCCACGGGCTACGATCTGATGGATCCCGGTCCCATCCAGCCGCTGGGTTACGGCCGCTACGCCAACGTGTTCACCAGCCTGGAGTTCGAACGCCTGAGCAATGCCACCGGTCCCACCGGCGGCCAGATTCTCACGCGCGACGACAGCGGCCGGTTCGGTGAGCCGCCGCAGAGCGTGGCCCTGGTCCACTGCGTGGGCAGCCGCGATGTCAACCACCACCCCTACTGCTCACGGGTCTGCTGCATGTACGCCCTGAAGTACAGCCACCTGATCAAGGAGAAGGTCGGCCACCACGCCCAAGTTTACGACTTTTACATCGACCAGCGCTGTTTCGGCAAAGGCTACGAGGAGTTCTACCGCCGCTGCCAGGAGGAGGGCACGGTGTTCATCCGCGGCAAAGTGGCCGAGATCACCGATAAGGGAGAAACCCCGGAAGAAGCCGGCAAACTGGTGGCCATTGCCGAGGACACGCTTCTGGGCGAACGCATCCGGGTTCCGGTGGACATGGTGGTGCTGTGCAGCGCCATGGAGGCCCGCAGCGATACCACCGATGTGGGTCGGCTGTTCGGCGTCAACCCGGGCGGCGATGGATTCTTCCTTGAAGAGCACCCCAAACTGGGGCCGCTGAACACCGCCACCGACGGCGTCTTCCTGGCCGGTGCCTGCCAGGGTCCCAAGGATATCCCCGACACCGTGGCCCAAGCGTCGGGCGCGGCCGCCAAGGCCCTTTCCCTGGCCACCCGCGGCGAGGTCCAGGTGCCCTCGGCGATCAGCTGGATCGATCCGGACATCTGTTCCGGCTGCCAGACCTGCATCGACCTTTGCGCCTACGGTGCCATCAGTTTCGATGCCCGCCGCCAGGTCTCGATGGTCAACGGCGCCCTGTGCAAGGGCTGCGGCAGCTGCAGCACGGCCTGCCCATCCAATGCGGCGCAGGTCAGCCATTTCAAGGGGAAACAGGTGTTTGCCGAACTGGATGGAATTATGGATGCGCTTTCGGCTGTTGGTTAA
- a CDS encoding hydrogenase iron-sulfur subunit — MEPFEPAIIAFVCNWCTYTAADLAGTSRLAYPKNIRLIRVMCTGMVDPQYVIKAFLEGADGVLISGCHPGDCHYINGNYKARRRVKLLKEILPRFGIDDRRLRLTWIGASDGIEFSHIMGELVEQTRELGPMLPDLKMVI, encoded by the coding sequence ATGGAACCTTTCGAACCCGCCATCATCGCCTTCGTCTGCAACTGGTGCACCTACACGGCCGCCGACCTGGCCGGTACCTCGCGGCTCGCCTATCCGAAAAACATCCGCCTGATCCGGGTGATGTGCACGGGCATGGTCGATCCCCAGTACGTTATCAAGGCCTTTCTCGAAGGGGCCGACGGTGTGCTGATCAGCGGCTGTCATCCCGGTGACTGCCACTACATCAACGGCAACTACAAGGCGCGCCGGCGGGTCAAGCTGCTCAAGGAGATCCTGCCCCGCTTCGGTATCGACGACCGGCGGCTGCGTCTGACCTGGATTGGTGCCAGCGACGGGATTGAATTTTCGCACATCATGGGAGAGCTCGTGGAACAGACCCGGGAATTGGGCCCCATGCTCCCCGACCTAAAAATGGTCATCTGA
- a CDS encoding 4Fe-4S dicluster domain-containing protein: protein MTQAVSIPIQDHDLLTGMRSFLTAIMEKSGIDAILVPARLSVKNRIMPMLISDPACLTEADPLSPAFPVNAAQQLTRLTRQPAGGRLAAVLRPCEVRAFNELVKLNQGRREDVLIISLDCPGALSNSDFRTFADGYDSLDAASRAFAATAFSSAPAGDLPEVTSACRACDHPVCDGGDIGIERFGDDQATDPVARAHTESGQAALTGLDFPPPQAPAEGRKAAIQSILAVRRRYRDGMFAEVAEATNTIPALSTYLADCVNCYNCRGACPVCYCTTCVFSTDTFRHEPFQYVQWARRKGEIKMPTDTLFFHLTRMAHMSCACVGCGQCTNACPNDIPLSDLFTYVARHTQGAFDYRAGLDINARPPMNGFEEEEYPEIVGL from the coding sequence ATGACACAGGCAGTTAGCATTCCTATCCAGGATCATGACCTTCTCACCGGCATGCGTTCCTTTTTGACCGCCATCATGGAAAAATCCGGGATCGACGCTATTCTGGTCCCAGCCCGCCTGTCCGTAAAGAACCGGATCATGCCCATGCTGATATCGGATCCGGCGTGCCTGACCGAGGCGGATCCGCTCTCCCCGGCGTTTCCGGTCAACGCCGCCCAGCAGCTCACCCGGCTTACCCGCCAACCGGCCGGGGGGCGCCTGGCCGCGGTCCTGCGCCCCTGCGAGGTGCGGGCCTTCAACGAGCTGGTCAAGCTGAACCAGGGCCGTCGTGAGGATGTGCTGATCATCAGCCTCGACTGCCCGGGTGCCCTGTCCAACAGCGATTTCAGAACTTTTGCCGATGGGTACGACTCCCTGGACGCCGCCTCCCGGGCATTTGCCGCCACGGCCTTTTCCAGCGCTCCGGCAGGCGATCTGCCGGAAGTCACAAGTGCCTGCCGGGCATGCGACCATCCGGTTTGCGATGGTGGCGACATCGGCATCGAACGGTTCGGTGACGATCAGGCAACCGATCCGGTGGCGCGGGCCCATACGGAAAGCGGGCAAGCCGCGCTCACGGGCCTCGATTTCCCTCCCCCACAGGCGCCCGCCGAAGGCCGCAAAGCCGCCATCCAGTCCATTCTGGCGGTCCGCAGGAGATATCGCGACGGGATGTTCGCCGAAGTGGCCGAAGCCACCAACACGATTCCGGCCCTGAGTACCTACCTGGCCGATTGCGTCAACTGTTACAACTGCCGCGGGGCCTGCCCGGTGTGTTACTGCACGACCTGTGTGTTCAGCACCGACACCTTCCGCCACGAGCCGTTCCAGTACGTGCAATGGGCCCGTCGCAAAGGGGAGATCAAGATGCCCACGGACACCCTCTTTTTCCATCTGACCCGCATGGCCCACATGAGTTGTGCCTGCGTGGGCTGCGGCCAGTGTACCAATGCCTGTCCCAACGACATCCCCTTATCGGACCTGTTCACCTATGTGGCCCGGCATACCCAGGGTGCCTTTGACTACCGGGCCGGCCTGGATATTAACGCCCGTCCGCCCATGAACGGGTTTGAGGAAGAGGAATACCCGGAAATCGTGGGGCTATGA